Proteins co-encoded in one Brassica rapa cultivar Chiifu-401-42 chromosome A02, CAAS_Brap_v3.01, whole genome shotgun sequence genomic window:
- the LOC103854674 gene encoding 50S ribosomal protein L18, with protein MVIPPAVRPPRLFDYLKPYVLKLHFTNKFVHAQVIHSPTATVACSASSQEKALRETMNVTRDVAAAAKIGKLLGERLLMKDIPAVSIHMKKEQMYHGKVKAVIDSVREAGVKLL; from the coding sequence ATGGTGATTCCACCAGCAGTAAGACCACCTCGTCTCTTCGACTACCTCAAACCTTACGTCCTGAAGCTCCATTTCACGAACAAGTTTGTTCACGCACAAGTCATCCACTCACCAACAGCCACAGTAGCTTGCTCAGCTAGCTCACAGGAGAAAGCATTGAGGGAAACAATGAATGTCACACGCGACGTGGCTGCTGCTGCAAAGATCGGTAAACTCCTTGGGGAAAGGCTCTTGATGAAAGACATTCCAGCTGTTAGTATTCACATGAAGAAAGAGCAGATGTATCATGGTAAAGTAAAGGCTGTGATCGATTCCGTCAGGGAAGCTGGCGTCAAGTTGCTTTGA
- the LOC103854676 gene encoding serine/threonine-protein phosphatase PP1 isozyme 9 yields MMTSMEGMIEKGVLDDIIRRLLEGRGGKQVQLSECEIRQLCSNARQILLSQPNLLELHAPIRICGDIHGQYQDLLRLFEYGGYPPSATYLFLGDYVDRGKQSLETICLLLAYKIRYPSKIYLLRGNHEDAKINRIYGFYDECKRRFNVRLWKIFTDCFNSLPVAALIDDKILCMHGGLSPELENLNQIREIERPTEIPDNGLLCDLLWSDPDQKREGWSDSDRGISCTFGADKVDEFLDKNDLDLICRGHQVVEDGYEFFANRRLVTIFSAPNYGGEFDNAGALLSVDESLVCSFEIMKPAPASSSHPLKKVPKMGKS; encoded by the exons ATGATGACGAGTATGGAAGGGATGATAGAGAAAGGAGTGTTGGACGATATCATCAGAAGATTGTTAGAAGGCAGAGGAGGCAAACAGGTTCAGCTATCAGAGTGCGAGATTCGTCAACTCTGCTCCAACGCTCGTCAAATCCTCCTCTCTCAGCCCAATCTCCTCGAGCTCCATGCCCCAATCCGCATCTGCg GTGATATCCATGGCCAGTATCAAGATCTTCTTCGGCTATTCGAATACGGAGGCTACCCTCCTTCAGCGACCTATCTCTTCCTTGGCGACTACGTTGACAGAGGCAAGCAAAGTCTCGAGACCATATGTCTACTCCTCGCTTACAAGATTCGTTACCCGTCAAAGATTTATCTCCTGAGAGGCAACCACGAGGACGCCAAGATCAACAGAATCTACGGCTTCTACGACGAGTGCAAGCGTAGATTCAACGTACGTCTCTGGAAGATCTTTACCGATTGCTTCAACTCTTTGCCCGTGGCAGCACTCATTGATGACAAGATCTTGTGTATGCACGGGGGGTTGTCGCCGGAGTTGGAGAATTTGAATCAGATTCGAGAGATCGAGAGGCCTACTGAGATTCCAGACAACGGTCTTCTTTGTGATTTGCTTTGGTCGGATCCTGACCAGAAGAGGGAAGGATGGTCTGATAGTGATCGAGGCATCTCTTGTACTTTTGGAGCTGATAAAGTTGATGAGTTTTTGGATAAGAATGATCTTGACCTCATTTGCCGTGGCCATCAG GTAGTGGAAGATGGGTATGAGTTTTTTGCGAACAGGAGGTTAGTTACGATATTTTCTGCTCCAAACTATGGTGGGGAGTTTGATAACGCTGGTGCGTTATTGAGCGTGGACGAGTCTCTTGTTTGCTCTTTTGAAATTATGAAACCGGCTCCAGCTTCTAGTAGTCATCCTCTCAAGAAG GTACCCAAAATGGGGAAGTCTTGA
- the LOC103854677 gene encoding 60S ribosomal protein L18-2 — MTSRNLKRERACSYKFINPNFISVSLRCRHSTAHAMGIDLIAGGKSKKTKRTAPKSDDVYLKLLVKLYRFLVRRTGSKFDAVILKRLFMSKVNKAPLSLSKLVEFMKGKDGKIAVLVGTITDDLRVHEIPAMKVTALRFTERARARIEKAGGECLTFDQLALVAPLGQNTVLLRGPKNSREAVKHFGPAPGVPHSHSKPYVRAKGRKFEKARGKRKSRGFKV; from the exons ATGACGTCACGAAACCTAAAACGCGAGCGAGCTTGTtcctataaatttataaaccctaatttcatTTCAGTCTCTCTCCGTTGCAGACACTCGACAGCTCACGCCATG GGTATCGATCTTATCGCGGGAGGTAAGAGCAAGAAGACCAAAAGGACTGCTCCAAAGTCCGATGATGTCTACCTCAAGCTTCTCGTCAAG CTGTACCGGTTTTTGGTTAGGCGAACCGGGAGCAAGTTCGATGCTGTGATCCTTAAGAGGCTTTTCATGAGTAAAGTCAACAAGGCTCCTCTTTCACTCTCCAAGCTCGTGGAGTTTATGAAGGGCaag gaTGGTAAGATTGCTGTGTTGGTTGGGACTATTACTGATGATTTGAGAGTGCATGAGATCCCTGCAATGAAGGTTACTGCCTTGAGGTTTACGGAGAGGGCTAGGGCTAGGATTGAGAAAGCTGGTGGTGAGTGCTTGACTTTTGATCAGCTTGCTCTCGTTGCTCCATTGGGACAGAACACG GTTCTACTTAGAGGACCAAAGAACTCGCGTGAAGCAGTGAAGCACTTTGGTCCAGCTCCTGGTGTGCCGCACAGTCACTCCAAGCCCTATGTGAGGGCTAAGGGAAGGAAGTTTGAGAAGGCTAGAGGAAAGCGAAAGAGTCGTGGTTTCAAGGTCTAA
- the LOC103854678 gene encoding zinc finger protein JAGGED-like gives MSSSTSSTPQPVVIQAMEEFKEIAAESNNLILGSPQEAMSRSENPSFRSDPVRTGSEIMKFYPSKSNKIYICHFCNKRFSTSQALGGHQNAHKQERDWDKKRKEMEANFPGLSFLSPYLDKPHLLLGGYSQDALSNDNHLGITLEPVLKRTRTGLYPSFGGGLTNVAIVPRMTPTRFFTGTTCTNGSSSMGLAPRPSYNNNPPMIPRNIPPFPPPPRATNLSSVCYSQKNVLSEENLISKVGNDKIVEIDDDDNDQPEKGTSKSWGIDLSLSL, from the coding sequence aTGTCTTCTTCAACCTCTTCCACACCGCAACCGGTTGTCATCCAGGCCATGGAGGAGTTCAAGGAGATAGCAGCAGAGAGCAACAATCTGATACTAGGGTCCCCACAGGAGGCTATGTCCAGAAGTGAGAACCCTAGTTTCAGATCCGATCCTGTCCGAACAGGAAGTGAGATCATGAAGTTCTACCCATCAAAATCAAATAAGATCTACATTTGTCACTTCTGCAACAAACGGTTCTCAACCTCTCAAGCCCTAGGTGGCCACCAGAACGCACACAAACAGGAGCGAGACTGGGACAAGAAGCGTAAGGAGATGGAAGCAAACTTTCCAGGACTCTCCTTTTTGAGCCCTTACCTAGACAAGCCTCACTTGCTCTTAGGTGGGTATTCACAAGATGCTTTATCGAATGATAATCATCTTGGGATCACTCTTGAACCTGTACTCAAACGTACAAGAACAGGATTGTACCCATCGTTCGGTGGTGGTCTCACCAACGTGGCCATAGTTCCTCGCATGACTCCTACCCGCTTCTTCACTGGGACCACTTGTACCAATGGTTCTTCTTCAATGGGGCTTGCACCAAGACCCTCTTACAACAACAATCCCCCGATGATTCCTAGAAACATTCCTCCTTTTCCACCTCCTCCTCGAGCCACCAATCTCTCTAGCGTTTGCTATTCTCAAAAGAATGTATTGAGCGAAGAGAATCTCATCTCAAAGGTAGGGAATGACAAGATCGTCgagattgatgatgatgataatgatcaGCCAGAAAAAGGGACATCTAAAAGCTGGGGCATTGATTTATCTCTATCCCTTTGA